A single Ptiloglossa arizonensis isolate GNS036 chromosome 2, iyPtiAriz1_principal, whole genome shotgun sequence DNA region contains:
- the LOC143143718 gene encoding uncharacterized protein LOC143143718: MDEVVELQNMENACRLCLSTDEPKTSVFGLQDSPVSLATKIQACLSIQILATDRLSTDICAQCVRIVNQWHNYKEACLRSQDKLHQWLEKHLQSIPMVITIKDEPVDLDFYEDNIEVISESTTDSDLESTNLEESLSNVPNSVHVQELTDDEADVPKAQPVATKDADMCLKSEPQVDYDTDCTIEIESVTGSELLPNPLSSKEDRVMEADSTQKSIASTSASKKKLRRGPHTHFRGARVFKQKCVHCQINLHSKYSYAKHMERFHTDKPNDSSDTEKIEDEEELVEDLEDELISMEKDAPLTQVQQNIISQLKTFSCYACQQSFSDRKNTLSHIRQHMPDLRPYTCIACLTEFPDRSMYKLHCGASFECAMKIALVVPNHGEEKYFTCNMCLRSLQNRKELLSHLSKHSDRQYEELISPLRSPPKLKPMAPLPLLKQEMIRKSSVGSSIIPRPYKNGDPAHNHVCDLCGMIYRYRPNMLKHKDLCQRLSPEIRTSYKCVHCGMTYLVFKKFHNHITLDHKKKDFICSECSAKFRSPSDYLTHHETHRGLRVVKQVHEKNESSAKPVPNITTAIKDWDTFEAEMNAARLSDSNQYSCALCNLEFATRAELTEHRNLHLKVKIYSCVICRSMFSSAGALESHMKDHGIEDPNEQNANSSCVEYGTVEEDSRDSKSINASATSDPGSNKNECHVCGKVFSNYANLRRHIRNIHKSGKSHVSCSECSRTFKSKEIRDRHMITEHKANKTMLQCPQCPKSFVFQANLNLHFQTAHGERSHGGHKCDICGKVFIEEASLKIHRSWHKRANSRLSIRFSPNEDKKLTKQPIMPKQEQDFNANSDRPARARKSFPNPPPAKPQGNFQCQVCNDKFIDVTELRKHLWDVHCARNKSEKSFSGDELQCELCTNVYPDRETLNMHMQWHKAYPILSDIRKPSFPCEICGKMYSSKKVLWRHKKLHKATTVATVKFQSMTKKATINQHLCTVCHKVFSSNQSLQRHKFNLHGDLFNQRPPLLYNNARRSSQEETKPKKVKLESEEMLQKPLSAIDVVHPGKKSVMCHVCRKFFPNMSVLYKHKQLTHNKSRVVKNIIKAAAMTTTECVPLPGNDGKVCCNVCYKEFPGVSNLRQHFTVKHKNTPPQHACPVDGCKLMFPTLMSLKNHELSHTSMIFSCNLCGRHVFSRTAMTNHMLTGHNTVYDAEKNKNFHKETDLTNYVVKDAVDATCPHCKIKYPNNRAMKIHYFKFHDGTDQA; the protein is encoded by the exons ATGGACGAGGTGGTGGAGTTGCAGAACATGGAAAACGCGTGCAGGCTCTGCCTCTCCACCGACGAGCCGAAGACGTCGGTTTTCGGATTGCAAGACTCTCCGGTATCATTGGCCACTAAGATACAAGCCTGCCTGTCGATTCAG ATTTTAGCCACTGATAGACTGTCGACGGACATATGTGCCCAATGTGTTAGAATTGTGAATCAGTGGCATAATTACAAAGAAGCTTGTCTTCGTTCTCAAGATAAGTTGCACCAATGGTTGGAAAAGCATTTGCAGTCCATTCCAATG GTCATAACTATCAAAGACGAACCAGTGGATCTAGATTTTTACGAAGATAACATTGAAGTCATTTCAGAATCTACGACGGATTCTGATTTG gaatCTACTAATCTCGAAGAGAGTTTAAGTAATGTACCAAACAGTGTTCACGTTCAAGAACTAACGGACGACGAAGCAGATGTACCAAAAGCTCAACCAGTGGCGACGAAAGATGCAGATATGTGTTTAAAATCTGAACCACAAGTGGACTATGATACGGATTGTACCATAGAAATAGAATCTGTTACCGGTAGTGAACTTTTACCAAATCCCTTATCGAGTAAGGAAGACAGAGTCATGGAAGCCGATTCGACGCAAAAGTCTATTGCATCGACATCGGCGAGTAAGAAGAAATTAAGAAGAGGTCCGCACACTCACTTCAGAGGAGCACGCGTGTTCAAACAAAAATGTGTCCACTGCCAAATCAATTTACATTCTAAATATTCTTACGCGAAGCACATGGAAAGATTTCATACAGACAAGCCAAACGATAGCAGCGACACCGAAAAGATAGAAGACGAGGAAGAACTGGTAGAAGATTTAGAGGACGAATTAATCAGCATGGAAAAGGATGCTCCCCTGACGCAAGTACAGCAAAATATCATTAGTCAATTGAAAACTTTCTCGTGTTACGCTTGCCAACAATCCTTCAGCGATCGAAAGAATACGCTTTCTCACATTCGTCAACACATGCCCGATTTAAGGCCGTACACGTGCATCGCGTGTTTGACAGAGTTCCCGGATCGATCTATGTACAAACTACATTGTGGTGCGTCGTTCGAGTGTGCTATGAAAATCGCATTGGTCGTTCCTAACCACGGCGAAGAGAAGTACTTTACGTGTAACATGTGTTTGCGTTCGCTGCAAAACAGAAAGGAATTGCTCAGCCATCTTTCGAAGCACTCCGACAGGCAGTACGAAGAACTGATCTCACCGTTACGATCTCCCCCTAAGTTAAAGCCGATGGCACCGCTTCCGCTTCTCAAACAGGAGATGATAAGAAAATCATCCGTAGGAAGTTCTATTATTCCTCGTCCTTACAAAAATGGTGATCCTGCGCATAATCATGTTTGTGACTTGTGCGGAATGATTTACAGATACAGGCCTAACATGCTGAAGCACAAAGACTTGTGTCAACGTTTGTCGCCAGAGATCAGAACGTCCTACAAATGCGTGCATTGCGGAATGACGTATCTCGTGTTCAAAAAGTTTCATAACCATATCACCCTGGACCATAAAAAGAAAGATTTTATATGTTCCGAGTGCAGTGCTAAATTCAGATCCCCCAGTGACTACCTGACGCATCACGAGACGCATCGCGGGTTGCGCGTCGTGAAGCAAGTCCACGAGAAGAACGAGTCCTCCGCGAAGCCTGTGCCGAACATCACGACGGCGATCAAAGACTGGGACACGTTCGAGGCGGAAATGAACGCGGCAAGGTTATCCGATAGTAACCAGTACAGTTGTGCCCTCTGCAACTTGGAATTCGCCACCAGGGCCGAGCTGACGGAGCACAGAAACCTTCATCTGAAGGTGAAGATCTATTCCTGCGTTATATGTCGCAGCATGTTCAGCAGCGCGGGTGCTCTGGAGAGCCACATGAAGGATCACGGCATAGAGGATCCGAACGAGCAGAACGCGAACAGCTCGTGCGTGGAGTACGGGACGGTAGAGGAGGATTCACGGGACTCGAAGTCGATCAACGCCAGTGCTACCTCGGATCCAGGTTCGAATAAGAACGAGTGTCACGTATGCGGCAAGGTGTTCTCGAATTACGCGAACCTCAGGAGACACATACGGAACATACACAAATCGGGAAAATCTCACGTCAGTTGCTCCGAGTGCTCGCGAACGTTCAAGAGCAAGGAGATACGCGACCGGCACATGATCACCGAGCACAAAGCCAACAAGACCATGCTACAGTGTCCCCAATGCCCAAAGAGTTTCGTGTTCCAAGCGAACCTGAACCTTCATTTCCAAACCGCCCACGGTGAGAGATCGCACGGTGGTCACAAATGCGACATCTGCGGGAAAGTCTTCATAGAGGAGGCCTCCCTCAAGATACACAGGTCGTGGCACAAACGAGCGAACTCCCGTCTGAGCATACGATTCAGCCCGAATGAGGACAAGAAACTGACGAAACAGCCGATCATGCCCAAACAGGAACAAGACTTCAACGCCAACTCGGACCGACCGGCCAGGGCACGGAAATCCTTCCCGAACCCGCCCCCCGCGAAACCGCAAGGCAACTTTCAGTGTCAGGTATGCAACGACAAGTTCATCGACGTGACCGAGCTGAGGAAACACCTCTGGGACGTGCACTGCGCCCGCAACAAGTCCGAGAAGAGTTTCTCCGGCGACGAGCTCCAGTGCGAGCTCTGCACGAACGTATACCCGGACAGGGAGACCCTGAACATGCACATGCAGTGGCACAAGGCGTACCCTATACTCAGCGACATCAGGAAACCGTCTTTCCCCTGCGAGATATGCGGGAAAATGTACAGCTCGAAGAAGGTACTGTGGAGACACAAGAAGCTTCACAAAGCCACCACCGTGGCCACGGTGAAGTTCCAATCGATGACCAAGAAAGCGACGATCAACCAACATTTGTGCACCGTTTGTCACAAAGTGTTCAGCAGCAATCAGTCGTTGCAACGTCACAAGTTCAATCTGCACGGCGATTTGTTCAATCAACGACCGCCACTGTTGTACAATAACGCACGTAGATCGTCCCAGGAGGAGACGAAACCCAAGAAGGTGAAACTGGAGTCGGAGGAGATGCTGCAGAAACCGTTGTCCGCCATCGACGTTGTCCACCCTGGAAAGAAGTCGGTGATGTGCCACGTGTGCAGGAAATTCTTCCCGAACATGAGCGTGCTGTACAAGCACAAACAGTTGACGCACAACAAGTCGCGGGTGGTGAAGAACATCATCAAAGCGGCCGCGATGACGACGACCGAGTGCGTCCCGTTGCCCGGCAACGACGGCAAAGTCTGCTGCAACGTTTGCTACAAGGAGTTCCCAGGCGTGTCGAATCTACGTCAACACTTCACCGTCAAGCACAAGAACACACCGCCGCAGCACGCGTGCCCGGTGGACGGTTGCAAGCTGATGTTCCCTACTCTCATGAGCCTGAAGAACCACGAGTTGTCGCACACCAGCATGATCTTCAGCTGCAATCTCTGCGGTCGTCACGTGTTCAGTAGAACAGCGATGACGAATCACATGCTCACCGGGCACAACACCGTCTACGACGCGGAGAAGAACAAGAACTTCCACAAGGAGACGGATCTGACCAATTACGTGGTGAAGGACGCAGTGGACGCCACCTGTCCCCATTGCAAGATCAAGTATCCCAACAACAGGGCCATGAAGATCCATTACTTCAAGTTCCACGACGGCACGGATCAAGCGTAG